TCTCAGCATCGACCGCCTTTAAACCCAACATAGAAGCAATTTTAGCGGCTATTATTTCATTTAAATCTTCCCAATTCGTACGCTTTTGGTCGAATTCTCTTGGAAACTTAATTACGTAAGGGACACCTTCAGGAGAGAGCAGTTCAAATTTTTCTAAAGTACTGTTTTCGCCGTAACCCGTAATTGGCCAATCCGATACATCCATCAAGCAAACCCTCCCCTTGCTATCTCCTTTACTTCTCATTTTTTGCAAACAAAAGTGAATCACTTATACGTATTGTAACATTACTTGCCAATACAAGTGCAAAGTGATATTTTGCTGCGATTTCCAAGTTATCTATTCCTCACACTATCGCTCGCCACTCTTTTAGTATAGACAGCTCTGTTTAATGCAATTACTAAGAATGACTACATTACTTTTGTTGGCAAAACATGACTTCTGATTGGAACGTTAGTGTCGATAAAACGAATAAATTATGCTATAACACGATTAAGTAGAGGGACAGGAGGAAAAACAGTGGCATTCACAGAAAGACGCATTGTACAAGTTGGCAACTCACTGGGCCTTACATTACCCATCGAAGTACCGGAGGAGTTGAATATCAAAAAAGGGGATAAAGTCCAAGTTGAACTGGTCGGCAACCAGCTCGTCATTAAAAAAGCTCCTGAAACAATTGCACAACTGGATGGCATTCCTCCAGATTTTTGCACTATCCTTAAAGAAGAGATGGAGACGCATCACGAAGCTTTAAAAGGACTCGTTGATAGATGAATCGTTTTTTCTTGCTGCTGAAAGGATAATCCATATCGATCAAAGTGTTATATTGCCGTATCGTGAACATGGATGTTATAGAATGTTACAAACCCGCTGGTAGACGTTGGAGGAATAAAAGAAAACACCCAGGTATCTTAAAAGCTTCATTAAATTGGCCTTTCCTCGTGTTCCACTCGATTAAGATTATTTATATCAATAAAGATTCAAAGCCACCTTCAAAATCAGTTGATTTCATTAAGGATGGCTTCTTTTTCT
Above is a genomic segment from Planococcus lenghuensis containing:
- a CDS encoding AbrB/MazE/SpoVT family DNA-binding domain-containing protein, which codes for MAFTERRIVQVGNSLGLTLPIEVPEELNIKKGDKVQVELVGNQLVIKKAPETIAQLDGIPPDFCTILKEEMETHHEALKGLVDR